Proteins encoded by one window of Panicum virgatum strain AP13 chromosome 7N, P.virgatum_v5, whole genome shotgun sequence:
- the LOC120682174 gene encoding SKP1-interacting partner 15-like, with protein MAAAGSDPAADSQPPPPIHHLPPDALHNVLLRLQLRDAVVCRPVSRLFHDTLSAQFLALLPTLRLLLLRHPRPEGGGCLHAFDPARRHWLRLPFAHFLPYHSFSPVASSTSLLYLWLETSTSTSPLLPSTSTSTSTSTSPAHPPKSLAVCNPFAGTYRLLPPLGSAWARHGTVLAGPAGTVLVLTELAALSYTPSGSAKWMKHPLSLPSKPRSPILASAAAAVFALCDVGTPWRSQWKLFSCPLAMLTGGWAPVERAAWGDVFEILKRPRLLAGAGGRRVLMIGGLRSSFAMDAPCSTVLILRLDLATMEWDEAGRMPPNMYRCFTGLCEAAAASQGNTMPTAAAGGNNKVKVFGGDGKVWFAGKRVRGKLAMWEEDETGGSGGKWDWVDVVPGYGDGVYRGFVFDGGFTAIP; from the coding sequence atggctgccgccggCTCCGACCCCGCCGCCGACTCGCAGCCCCCGCCGCCGATCCACCACCTTCCGCCCGACGCCCTCCACAACGTCCTTCTCCGCCTCCAGCTGCGCGACGCCGTCGTCTGCCGCCCCGTCTCGCGCCTCTTCCACGACACCCTCTCCGCCCAGTTCCTCGCGCTGCTCCCCAccctgcgcctcctcctcctccgccacccgcGCCCCGAAGGCGGCGGATGCCTCCACGCCTTCgaccccgcgcgccgccactgGCTCCGCCTACCCTTCGCCCACTTCCTCCCCTACCACTCCTTCTCCCCCgtcgcctcctccacctccctccTCTACCTCTGGCTCGAGACCTCCACATCCACctcgcccctcctcccctccacatccacatccacatccacctccacctcgcccgCGCACCCGCCCAAATCGCTCGCCGTCTGCAACCCCTTCGCCGGCACCTACCGCCTCCTGCCCCCGCTCGGATCCGCCTGGGCGCGCCACGGCACCGTcctcgccggccccgccggcACGGTCCTCGTCCTCACCGAGCTCGCCGCGCTCTCCTACACACCCTCCGGATCCGCCAAGTGGATGAAGCATCCCCTCTCGCTGCCGTCCAAGCCGCGGAGCCCCATACTGGCCTCCGCCGCAGCAGCCGTCTTCGCTCTCTGCGACGTCGGCACCCCGTGGCGCAGCCAGTGGAAACTCTTCTCCTGCCCGCTTGCCATGCTCACCGGCGGCTGGGCGCCCGTCGAGCGCGCCGCATGGGGAGATGTCTTCGAGATCCTCAAGCGCCCCCGCCTCCTTGCcggggccggcggccgccgagtCCTTATGATCGGCGGCCTTAGGTCCTCCTTCGCCATGGATgcgccgtgctccacggtgcTAATCCTCCGCCTAGATCTGGCCACCATGGAGTGGGACGAAGCTGGCCGCATGCCGCCCAACATGTACCGCTGCTTCACTGGCCTCtgcgaggctgctgctgcttcacAGGGCAACACAATGCCCACTGCAGCTGCTGGTGGCAACAACAAGGTGAAGGTGTTTGGAGGTGATGGGAAGGTCTGGTTCGCCGGAAAGCGGGTTCGTGGGAAGCTTGCAATGTGGGAGGAGGATGAGACCGGGGGCAGTGGTGGCAAGTGGGACTGGGTGGATGTTGTTCCTGGTTACGGCGATGGTGTATACCGTGGATTTGTGTTCGATGGTGGGTTTACAGCGATTCCTTGA